In Bradyrhizobium sp. 1(2017), one DNA window encodes the following:
- a CDS encoding lysylphosphatidylglycerol synthase transmembrane domain-containing protein translates to MKPPAKALVTLAKFAVSIGILVLLLRSQDLSSLKADLLAVKLDMLVLAVLLLFAQTFMLCHRWILILRAIHVPLDWLAGWRILIVSTFFNQVLPAGGDAVRIWMLRRHGAQWSQTIGSIVADRFLALLALGAVILAGMPFLLSRIGDKSLLFAIVIVLAFACFGLVALVTLDRWPSRTIAILPARIMQFAMLVRAPLAAEGRGTLIATAIVIHLITVAASYVLAIGLDAPLSALDAFVLVPLVILSSAVPISIGGWGVREGAMVAALGLVGIASDKALAISVLLGLGGLVVGLFGGLVWLVAPERTSFSVDRARAASERTDAASV, encoded by the coding sequence ATGAAGCCGCCGGCAAAAGCACTGGTTACTCTGGCCAAGTTCGCCGTCTCGATCGGCATCCTGGTCTTGCTCCTGCGCAGCCAGGACTTGTCGTCCCTGAAAGCCGACCTCCTCGCCGTCAAATTGGACATGCTGGTGCTTGCAGTGCTGCTGCTGTTCGCCCAGACCTTCATGCTCTGTCATCGCTGGATCCTGATCCTGCGTGCGATACATGTGCCCCTGGATTGGCTGGCAGGTTGGCGCATTCTCATCGTCAGCACGTTCTTCAACCAGGTGCTGCCAGCAGGCGGCGACGCGGTCCGGATCTGGATGTTGCGGCGGCACGGCGCGCAATGGTCGCAAACGATCGGCAGCATCGTGGCCGATCGCTTTCTGGCACTGCTGGCGCTCGGTGCCGTCATATTGGCGGGAATGCCGTTCCTGCTGTCGCGAATCGGTGACAAGTCCCTCCTTTTCGCGATCGTCATCGTTCTTGCATTTGCTTGTTTCGGCCTCGTGGCCCTGGTCACGCTGGATCGCTGGCCATCCCGTACGATCGCCATTCTGCCGGCCCGGATCATGCAATTCGCGATGTTGGTCAGGGCTCCGCTAGCGGCTGAGGGGCGCGGGACGCTGATTGCGACTGCCATTGTCATCCACCTGATCACGGTCGCGGCCAGTTACGTCCTTGCGATCGGCCTCGACGCGCCTCTCTCCGCGCTTGATGCATTCGTCCTTGTTCCGCTTGTCATTCTGTCGTCCGCGGTTCCGATCTCGATCGGCGGATGGGGCGTGCGAGAAGGTGCCATGGTTGCTGCGCTCGGCTTGGTCGGGATCGCTTCCGACAAGGCACTCGCGATATCGGTCTTGCTGGGCCTCGGCGGCCTCGTCGTCGGGCTGTTTGGCGGCTTGGTATGGCTGGTGGCGCCCGAGCGCACCAGCTTCAGCGTAGACCGGGCCCGGGCCGCCAGCGAACGAACGGACGCGGCATCGGTCTAG
- a CDS encoding class I SAM-dependent methyltransferase: MAEINLLQPMHASTKRNYVQRVVEHDKAESATVARQWGRDYWDGDRRYGYGGYRYDGRWRPLAQTLIDRYGIKPGMSVLDVGCGKGYLLYEFSQLVPNLTIAGIDISDYGIANAKEEVRPQLQVGSAVELPYPDHSFDLVVSLGVLHNLPLEDVFRAVTEIERVGRGASKYLMVESFRNESEKANLLYWQLTCLSFHGPETWAWIYDKCGYRGDHGFIFFE, encoded by the coding sequence ATGGCCGAGATCAACCTACTCCAGCCGATGCACGCATCGACCAAGCGCAACTACGTTCAGCGCGTGGTCGAGCACGACAAGGCCGAATCCGCCACCGTGGCCCGGCAATGGGGCCGCGACTATTGGGACGGCGACCGCCGCTATGGCTATGGCGGCTATCGCTACGACGGACGGTGGCGACCGCTCGCGCAGACCCTGATCGACCGCTACGGGATCAAGCCCGGCATGAGCGTGCTCGATGTCGGCTGCGGCAAGGGCTACCTGCTCTACGAGTTCAGTCAGCTGGTGCCCAACCTCACCATCGCCGGCATCGACATCTCCGACTACGGCATCGCGAACGCCAAGGAGGAGGTGCGGCCGCAATTGCAGGTCGGCAGCGCGGTCGAGCTACCCTACCCCGACCACAGCTTCGACCTCGTGGTCTCACTCGGCGTGCTCCACAACCTTCCGCTCGAGGACGTGTTTCGCGCGGTGACGGAGATCGAGCGCGTCGGGCGCGGCGCCTCGAAATATCTGATGGTGGAATCGTTCCGCAACGAGAGCGAGAAGGCCAACCTGCTCTATTGGCAGCTCACTTGCCTGAGCTTCCACGGTCCGGAAACCTGGGCCTGGATCTACGACAAATGCGGATACCGGGGCGACCATGGGTTCATCTTCTTCGAATGA
- a CDS encoding WbuC family cupin fold metalloprotein — MGSSSSNEAGLRRPTSLRAQNPEVYYSDDVIVTADDATIAELKRIAAGNPRLRSRLCTHPDPSSGLHEMLIVHHREAYVRPHKHFGKPESFHLIEGTAQVVIFEDDGRIRDVLDMAPYGQGALCYYRMPEKVFHSILITSEWLVFHETTAGPFDPSRTAFPDWAPDGGDAAAVLAYVAKTGMLAAEHLARK, encoded by the coding sequence ATGGGTTCATCTTCTTCGAATGAAGCCGGCCTGCGCCGGCCGACCTCGCTGCGCGCGCAGAATCCGGAAGTCTATTATTCGGACGACGTCATCGTCACGGCGGACGACGCCACGATCGCGGAACTGAAGCGCATCGCCGCCGGCAATCCGCGCCTGCGCAGCCGGCTGTGCACGCATCCGGACCCTTCGTCCGGCCTGCACGAGATGCTGATCGTGCATCATCGCGAGGCCTATGTCCGGCCCCACAAGCATTTTGGCAAACCTGAATCGTTTCACCTGATCGAGGGCACCGCCCAGGTCGTGATCTTCGAGGATGACGGCCGCATTCGCGACGTGCTCGATATGGCGCCCTACGGCCAGGGCGCCCTGTGCTATTATCGGATGCCCGAAAAGGTCTTCCATTCGATCCTGATCACCTCGGAGTGGCTGGTGTTTCACGAAACCACCGCCGGCCCGTTCGATCCCTCCCGGACCGCCTTTCCCGACTGGGCCCCCGACGGCGGCGATGCCGCCGCCGTCCTGGCTTATGTGGCGAAAACTGGCATGCTCGCTGCCGAGCATCTGGCGAGAAAATAG